In Stieleria varia, one genomic interval encodes:
- a CDS encoding RNA polymerase sigma factor — protein sequence MPEFSRWVYSSYPTERQNPHLSVAFQRKTNDLQAAYEMKKNVNNVSMPPEEIFSQMTEPDDSSRQADPESTSLPSAYSTSSSLLERLRIDDSEAWSRFAKLYTPLVYQWIEKAGFQSADVADVTQEVFRVVSTRLHVFRRTDSRTSFRSWLWGITRNMLRQHLERVAKRPAVQGGSEFKIWLDQIPEYLESKEPPEQPDEERKLMHRALAMIQSEFSEQTWQAFWRMTVENQSAQAIGEDLGMSPRAVRQAKYRVLCRLRNELID from the coding sequence ATGCCAGAATTCTCTCGTTGGGTATACTCATCCTATCCGACAGAACGGCAAAACCCCCATTTGTCGGTGGCTTTCCAGAGGAAAACAAACGATCTCCAAGCCGCCTACGAAATGAAGAAGAACGTTAACAACGTCTCCATGCCCCCCGAAGAGATTTTCTCTCAAATGACCGAACCTGATGATTCTTCTCGCCAAGCAGACCCAGAGTCTACTTCGCTCCCGTCAGCTTACTCGACATCGAGTAGTTTGTTGGAACGTTTACGCATCGACGACTCTGAAGCCTGGAGTAGATTCGCGAAACTATACACACCGCTGGTCTATCAATGGATCGAGAAAGCCGGATTCCAATCAGCGGATGTGGCAGATGTTACGCAGGAAGTGTTTCGCGTGGTCTCCACCCGCTTGCATGTTTTTCGCAGAACAGATTCGCGAACAAGTTTTCGCTCGTGGTTGTGGGGAATCACTCGCAATATGCTACGCCAGCACCTTGAACGTGTCGCGAAACGGCCAGCGGTTCAAGGTGGATCCGAGTTCAAAATCTGGCTTGACCAAATCCCTGAATATCTTGAGTCAAAGGAACCCCCAGAGCAACCTGACGAAGAACGAAAGCTAATGCACCGAGCTCTGGCAATGATTCAATCTGAATTTAGTGAACAGACATGGCAGGCATTCTGGCGCATGACAGTCGAGAACCAATCCGCACAAGCGATTGGCGAAGACTTGGGAATGTCGCCTCGCGCTGTCCGGCAAGCCAAGTATCGCGTACTTTGCCGACTTCGCAACGAATTGATCGATTGA
- a CDS encoding DUF1559 domain-containing protein, protein MNRNLTVEPSNASRGFTLVELLVVIAIIGILVGLLLPAVQAVRESARRMSCSNNFRQIGLAIQNYHSAYKQVPIHGTGTLGAKPLWSQAHVPATSHNQLRLSYLVGALAFVEGQSLWEQISNPLMLPGATVAYNAMGPIPQHSPYVPWSTEVPTFRCPSDPGVGLPSLGRTNYAACVGDSLDRTSHGLFNDAGYATGPGNGFPSGIAARVGASCRGFFVPRGQAKFRDILDGLSNTIACGEIATDLGDRDIRTSPSMNNDVNALGLFDNPSLCSDNNQIDPNRPKYWTAGAIIESPPANKRGYRWADSYAIYTIMLTILPPNSEVCMFGDQTNSGTVGASSRHPGGAHVLMGDGSVRFMTDSVESGNRRAQTVYILPPGSSAPSVPGAQSPYGIWGAMGTRASGEVIVD, encoded by the coding sequence ATGAACCGAAATTTGACCGTAGAACCTTCTAATGCGAGTCGTGGTTTCACTCTTGTGGAATTGCTGGTCGTGATTGCCATTATCGGGATCTTGGTGGGACTCCTACTTCCGGCCGTTCAGGCGGTTCGAGAGTCTGCTCGACGGATGTCGTGCAGCAATAATTTTAGGCAGATTGGTCTGGCGATTCAAAATTACCACTCGGCGTACAAACAGGTGCCCATCCATGGGACGGGGACTTTGGGCGCCAAGCCGCTCTGGAGTCAGGCCCATGTACCGGCAACGAGTCACAATCAATTGCGTTTGAGCTATTTGGTGGGTGCCCTGGCCTTTGTCGAGGGACAGAGCCTGTGGGAACAAATCAGCAACCCACTCATGTTGCCAGGTGCAACAGTCGCATACAACGCGATGGGGCCAATCCCGCAACATAGTCCCTATGTGCCGTGGTCAACGGAGGTGCCAACGTTTCGTTGTCCAAGTGACCCTGGAGTAGGGCTCCCGTCGTTGGGGCGAACCAATTACGCTGCGTGTGTCGGTGATTCGTTGGATCGGACCAGCCACGGTCTATTCAACGACGCGGGTTACGCTACGGGTCCCGGCAACGGATTCCCAAGTGGCATTGCGGCTCGAGTCGGGGCGTCTTGCAGGGGTTTTTTCGTTCCCAGAGGCCAAGCAAAGTTTCGCGACATCCTCGATGGATTGTCAAACACCATCGCGTGCGGTGAGATTGCGACCGACTTGGGCGACCGTGACATACGGACCAGTCCGTCGATGAACAATGACGTCAATGCGCTGGGCCTATTTGATAACCCCAGTTTGTGTTCGGACAACAACCAGATCGATCCCAATCGACCGAAGTACTGGACGGCGGGGGCGATCATCGAGTCTCCCCCTGCAAACAAACGAGGCTACCGTTGGGCGGATTCGTACGCGATCTACACGATCATGCTGACGATTCTGCCCCCAAACTCGGAGGTCTGCATGTTTGGCGATCAGACCAACTCCGGCACGGTTGGCGCGAGCAGCCGTCACCCGGGTGGAGCTCACGTGTTGATGGGTGACGGATCCGTTCGATTCATGACGGACTCGGTCGAAAGTGGCAATCGGCGAGCCCAGACGGTCTACATCCTCCCTCCTGGCAGTAGCGCTCCGTCGGTTCCCGGAGCGCAGAGTCCCTACGGTATCTGGGGCGCAATGGGGACACGAGCATCCGGCGAAGTCATCGTTGATTAG
- a CDS encoding serine/threonine-protein kinase — MGDPKPGLMCEIDRLASALADLDDRDSNDGSFDEDLQALHSQMGRFEALLGDQTPIIDSETYTTVQRIIGQVQQIRKEPNTTEASPRLIETHSIIQLDETLDTDESGELGVTRSLDGSVDQNSEFGSSGETIPNLAGYEMVDQLGHGGMGVVWRAIQLSTGRNVALKVMKEDRFSSPAHRYRFQREIELASMLEHPNIARVYEAGVSDGVRYFAMELVDGMTLDRFVRKQKLPSDDILRLAVEVVRAVQVAHQRGVIHRDLKPSNIMVSSQGTPYVLDFGLAKSLREESQGLHATQDGAIAGTPAFMSPEQARGDHAKVDSRSDVYALGVILYRLLTGGKSPHQTMGSTFDMLRRIIEEDIQRPRIANPKIDTDVEAILVKALAKDPDERYGSAGELADDIDRYLAGEPVEARVASTAYYVQKWVRKHRAALAVAASISATIVGLLAFGLVRERGLRREAEVSRATAIVLQGEAEASAQDAIVAKKNAEAVADFLVKTLQSPDPNGDGRNVTVAERLDDALQNLATAFADDPLTHANMASAIGSAYFGLGLYTEAKQSHKIAYDLRLKTLGEFSQGTALSLNALAIAIEATEQTDEGLRLTENAYERFEMVFGPKASNTLVALGNLAIAYRTRGQLQRAIANQEELVRRWTELTGIDSIETQKAELTLAESLRLSKRTSDAVQIAEEIVELRRATHGTDHQLTRDSESFLAGAYFSNGQPLKSRDLILEFLPSFRERFGEAHSTYLGYRLLLAKCLSSLKKYEEAREVAQETYDIAMAVHDGSRVQLLEYPRVLASIMRGQGEKQEAFDLLERSYERAVEIAGVSHYYTLAINLDLIHLSRALQRFDDAILYAQLYLEGWSAANGDANANTLYARNVLVAQLLLSGQYEEAAIHGEQLVKQEREFRDRYDVNVAAAQSMYANALMNTGGYDEAESLLIECNQWRSQNDPDGYAYAYSRCLLGIVLSKQKRFEEAEPMLLAGVKDLQEAQVDRNLNINRRLRKSLAGLVAHYEDRGMLEEAEKWKAKLAEANGLAIEWGEANISSD, encoded by the coding sequence ATGGGCGATCCAAAACCGGGATTGATGTGCGAAATCGACCGCCTAGCGAGCGCTTTGGCGGACCTGGATGATCGCGATTCCAACGATGGTTCATTTGACGAGGATCTTCAAGCCCTGCATAGCCAGATGGGACGCTTTGAGGCATTGCTAGGCGATCAAACGCCAATTATCGACAGCGAAACATACACCACTGTGCAGCGGATCATTGGCCAAGTTCAGCAAATTCGGAAGGAGCCGAATACCACGGAAGCCTCACCTCGATTGATCGAAACCCATTCGATTATTCAACTGGATGAAACTCTTGATACCGATGAATCGGGCGAGCTAGGCGTCACCCGCAGCTTGGATGGCAGTGTTGATCAAAACAGTGAGTTCGGTTCCTCTGGAGAAACGATACCGAATCTTGCCGGCTACGAGATGGTCGACCAGTTGGGCCACGGGGGAATGGGTGTCGTTTGGCGTGCGATCCAATTGTCGACCGGCCGCAACGTTGCGTTGAAGGTGATGAAGGAGGATCGATTCTCCTCCCCCGCGCATCGCTATCGATTTCAGCGGGAAATCGAATTGGCGTCGATGTTGGAGCATCCCAATATCGCCCGAGTCTACGAAGCCGGCGTAAGCGATGGGGTTCGCTATTTTGCGATGGAGTTGGTCGATGGCATGACCCTGGATCGATTCGTCCGGAAACAGAAACTGCCAAGCGATGATATTCTACGACTGGCGGTTGAAGTCGTTCGTGCAGTTCAAGTTGCTCATCAGCGCGGAGTAATTCATCGCGATCTAAAGCCATCAAACATCATGGTTTCGTCGCAAGGGACACCGTATGTACTGGATTTTGGCCTAGCCAAATCGCTGCGAGAGGAATCCCAGGGACTGCACGCGACACAAGACGGCGCGATCGCCGGCACGCCCGCGTTCATGTCACCCGAGCAAGCCAGAGGGGACCATGCGAAAGTGGATTCACGTAGCGACGTTTACGCGTTGGGTGTGATCCTGTACCGCTTGCTGACCGGCGGGAAATCTCCGCATCAAACGATGGGTTCGACATTCGACATGTTGCGTCGAATCATTGAAGAAGACATCCAACGCCCCAGGATTGCAAATCCAAAAATTGATACCGATGTTGAAGCCATCTTGGTCAAGGCGCTGGCCAAGGATCCAGACGAGCGTTACGGATCTGCGGGAGAACTCGCTGATGACATCGATCGCTATCTTGCCGGAGAACCAGTTGAAGCGCGCGTTGCATCGACTGCGTATTATGTCCAAAAATGGGTTCGCAAACACCGAGCCGCGCTGGCGGTCGCTGCATCGATTAGCGCCACGATCGTGGGACTGTTGGCATTCGGTCTTGTTCGTGAACGAGGACTGCGACGCGAAGCAGAGGTGTCGCGTGCGACCGCCATCGTTTTGCAGGGCGAAGCGGAAGCGAGTGCCCAAGATGCCATCGTCGCCAAGAAGAATGCCGAGGCGGTTGCCGATTTCCTGGTCAAGACGCTTCAAAGTCCCGATCCCAACGGGGATGGTAGAAATGTCACGGTTGCCGAACGGTTGGATGATGCGCTTCAAAATCTGGCGACTGCGTTTGCCGATGATCCCTTGACGCACGCCAATATGGCATCTGCGATTGGTAGTGCCTATTTCGGACTGGGGCTGTACACCGAAGCAAAGCAATCGCACAAAATCGCCTACGATCTGCGTCTCAAAACACTCGGCGAGTTTTCTCAGGGAACGGCCCTTTCCCTGAACGCTCTTGCCATTGCGATTGAAGCCACCGAGCAAACTGACGAGGGGCTTCGCCTGACTGAGAATGCTTACGAACGCTTTGAGATGGTTTTTGGCCCTAAAGCCTCCAATACTCTGGTCGCTCTGGGGAATCTTGCGATCGCATACCGTACGCGGGGTCAACTGCAGAGAGCCATTGCCAATCAAGAAGAGCTTGTTCGCCGTTGGACGGAATTAACTGGCATCGATTCCATCGAAACTCAAAAGGCAGAGTTAACTTTGGCTGAATCTCTTCGGTTGTCAAAACGCACCAGTGATGCGGTGCAAATAGCTGAAGAGATCGTAGAACTGCGTCGCGCCACGCACGGCACTGATCATCAATTGACACGAGACAGCGAAAGCTTCCTTGCGGGAGCTTATTTTTCTAATGGTCAACCACTGAAGTCTCGAGACCTGATCTTGGAGTTTCTTCCCAGCTTTCGTGAGCGATTCGGAGAGGCGCACTCTACCTATCTTGGTTACCGACTCCTGCTTGCAAAGTGTTTGAGCAGCCTCAAAAAATACGAAGAGGCGAGAGAGGTCGCCCAAGAAACGTATGATATCGCAATGGCTGTCCATGATGGTTCGAGGGTGCAGTTACTTGAATACCCGCGCGTTCTGGCTTCGATCATGCGAGGCCAGGGCGAGAAGCAAGAAGCGTTTGACCTACTAGAAAGGTCCTATGAACGCGCGGTCGAAATCGCTGGTGTGTCACACTACTACACGTTGGCGATCAACCTTGATCTCATACACTTATCACGGGCACTCCAGCGATTTGACGACGCCATCCTATACGCTCAACTCTACCTCGAGGGGTGGAGCGCAGCGAACGGAGACGCCAACGCAAACACACTTTACGCAAGAAACGTGTTGGTGGCTCAATTGTTGCTTTCAGGTCAGTATGAAGAAGCAGCGATTCACGGTGAGCAATTGGTCAAGCAGGAAAGGGAGTTTCGGGATCGATATGATGTGAACGTTGCGGCGGCTCAGTCAATGTATGCCAACGCGCTGATGAACACTGGTGGCTACGACGAAGCGGAGTCTTTGTTGATTGAGTGCAATCAATGGCGTTCCCAAAACGATCCCGATGGATACGCATATGCCTACTCTCGCTGTCTGCTCGGAATTGTTCTTTCCAAGCAAAAACGTTTCGAGGAAGCTGAGCCAATGCTCTTAGCTGGCGTGAAAGATCTGCAGGAGGCTCAAGTCGATCGAAACCTGAATATCAACCGCCGCTTGCGAAAATCATTGGCCGGCTTGGTCGCCCATTACGAAGATCGCGGCATGCTGGAGGAAGCCGAAAAATGGAAGGCAAAGTTGGCGGAAGCCAATGGTTTAGCGATTGAGTGGGGGGAAGCCAACATTTCTTCAGATTAG